A stretch of Carboxydothermus pertinax DNA encodes these proteins:
- a CDS encoding helix-turn-helix domain-containing protein, translating into MKRDCNNIYKIARKNAGLTQEEAAELLHISVRSLADYEAGRTIPPDDIVCNMVQIYNARWLAYSHLKHSTMIGQKYLPDLSLTDLPRSVLKLQKEVRDLENINGELIAIVCDGEIDETEKPKWKKIAQEINEMAGAALSVVFSS; encoded by the coding sequence ATGAAACGAGATTGCAACAACATTTATAAAATCGCGAGAAAAAATGCAGGATTAACACAAGAAGAAGCAGCGGAACTTCTCCATATTAGCGTCAGGTCTTTAGCAGATTACGAAGCTGGGCGAACAATTCCACCAGACGACATCGTGTGCAATATGGTACAGATTTATAATGCGCGCTGGCTGGCTTATAGTCACCTAAAACATTCGACTATGATAGGGCAGAAATACTTACCGGATTTATCACTAACAGACTTACCAAGGTCGGTATTAAAGCTACAAAAAGAGGTAAGGGATTTGGAAAACATCAATGGTGAACTGATAGCAATTGTTTGCGATGGGGAAATTGATGAAACCGAAAAGCCAAAGTGGAAGAAAATTGCGCAAGAAATCAACGAAATGGCGGGAGCTGCTTTATCGGTTGTTTTCTCAAGCTAA